A part of Desulfurobacterium indicum genomic DNA contains:
- a CDS encoding VanZ family protein gives MVYTKLLTQPSFLGSFSFKSDRLFLILFIYGVFIEFTQLFIPGRYCDWKDVLADVIGIFCGLASFLLFSTVKHKDKET, from the coding sequence ATGGTTTACACAAAATTATTGACACAACCCTCTTTTCTTGGAAGTTTCTCTTTTAAATCGGATAGGTTGTTTTTAATACTCTTTATTTACGGAGTTTTTATAGAGTTTACTCAGCTTTTTATACCGGGAAGATATTGTGATTGGAAAGATGTTCTTGCAGATGTAATCGGAATATTTTGCGGTTTAGCTTCTTTTTTGCTCTTCTCTACTGTTAAGCATAAAGATAAAGAGACTTAA
- a CDS encoding patatin-like phospholipase family protein, with amino-acid sequence MKKIGIALSGGFLRGVAHAGFLKGLEQKGICPAAISGASAGSIIGALYAYGYSPDKIIEIARSLNWKQLATPSFKGGLFKLTKLKHKLEEFIGDTDIKEFKIPFALTVVDLKTLKVKFVTEGRASDWIVASCSIPPLFAPWKIDGNYYIDGGIRNAMPAEFPKVFGCDIVIGSSVHFVNPEYNPNSLADVALRSAMAQVLENQQYREHFCDIVVNHFLPGSPFDFKNVENFFKTGYENGLKTAEEIKKWL; translated from the coding sequence ATGAAAAAGATAGGAATTGCCCTTTCAGGCGGCTTCCTCAGGGGAGTCGCCCATGCAGGTTTTCTAAAAGGATTGGAACAGAAAGGTATTTGTCCTGCTGCCATTTCCGGAGCAAGTGCCGGATCGATAATAGGAGCCCTTTACGCTTATGGATACAGTCCCGACAAAATTATAGAAATAGCAAGATCATTAAACTGGAAACAGCTTGCCACACCATCGTTCAAAGGCGGTCTGTTCAAACTAACAAAACTTAAACACAAACTGGAAGAATTCATAGGCGATACAGATATAAAAGAGTTTAAAATTCCGTTTGCACTTACAGTCGTTGACCTTAAAACATTGAAGGTAAAATTTGTAACTGAAGGCAGAGCTTCTGACTGGATTGTAGCTTCCTGCTCAATACCACCACTATTTGCCCCCTGGAAAATAGACGGAAACTACTACATAGACGGTGGGATAAGAAACGCCATGCCTGCCGAATTCCCTAAAGTTTTCGGTTGCGATATAGTAATCGGTTCAAGCGTTCACTTTGTAAATCCTGAATATAATCCCAATTCCTTGGCAGATGTTGCACTTCGCAGTGCAATGGCACAGGTTCTTGAAAATCAACAGTATAGAGAACACTTCTGTGACATAGTAGTCAATCATTTCCTCCCCGGATCTCCTTTTGACTTTAAAAACGTAGAAAACTTTTTCAAAACAGGTTATGAAAACGGTCTAAAAACGGCCGAGGAGATAAAAAAATGGCTCTGA
- a CDS encoding acylphosphatase, with translation MALKTLHAFVSGKVQGVGYRAFTRSKAKALGLKGFVRNLPDGRVEVVAEGDEEKLEKLLDYLRQGPFFADVKDVKYTYSDYRGVYEDFEITY, from the coding sequence ATGGCTCTGAAAACACTGCATGCTTTTGTATCAGGAAAAGTGCAGGGCGTGGGATACAGAGCTTTCACTCGTTCAAAAGCAAAAGCTTTGGGACTAAAAGGCTTTGTCAGAAACCTTCCTGACGGAAGGGTTGAAGTTGTAGCAGAAGGCGATGAAGAGAAGCTCGAAAAACTCCTTGACTATCTTAGGCAAGGTCCTTTCTTTGCAGATGTGAAAGATGTAAAATACACTTACTCCGACTATAGAGGCGTTTATGAAGATTTTGAAATCACTTATTAA
- a CDS encoding LysM peptidoglycan-binding domain-containing protein → MKILKSLIKTFIILIAITVTATATTYTVKKGDSLKKIADRFGITTTQIIITNRLKAPYTIYPGQKLKIPVSYTLYKVKRGDFLGKIAKKFGVSTKEIVKINHLKKPYRIYPGQRLKIPVKYKKKSLKRYSRKTPTKFTTKIIKYKVKTGDYLGKIARKFGTSVREIIKINHLKKPYRIYKGQILKIPIRVSVPINKPVTKATSPQIENSSKYSMLRKVPIYKYYTVRRGDSIGKIAKKFGVSVKSIIRVNHLRKPYLIRPGQRLKILVGYKDRLAINRPIEFKMPLDGQIDTTIRAKGYKGIFIIAPPGKPVKAAEVGIVKFAGKDDKFLKKYGNVVILEHPQGYTTIYASLGKIDVKPGQLVHRGEVIGTSGVSGDWGRSGLYFEISRIHNGKAYPLNPLEVLR, encoded by the coding sequence ATGAAGATTTTGAAATCACTTATTAAAACATTTATTATACTTATTGCAATAACTGTTACAGCAACGGCCACAACATACACGGTAAAAAAGGGAGATTCCCTTAAAAAGATTGCTGACCGTTTCGGGATAACAACCACTCAAATAATTATCACAAACAGGCTTAAAGCACCTTATACTATATATCCCGGACAAAAACTTAAAATTCCCGTTTCTTATACCTTATATAAGGTAAAGCGTGGAGATTTCCTGGGAAAAATAGCTAAAAAATTCGGTGTATCAACAAAGGAAATAGTAAAAATCAATCATTTAAAGAAACCTTACAGAATATATCCAGGTCAAAGGCTTAAAATTCCTGTAAAATACAAAAAGAAAAGTTTGAAGAGATACTCCCGTAAAACACCAACAAAATTTACCACTAAAATTATCAAATATAAGGTAAAAACCGGAGACTACCTCGGGAAAATTGCCAGAAAATTTGGAACTTCCGTAAGAGAAATCATAAAAATCAACCATTTAAAGAAACCTTACAGAATATACAAAGGCCAGATATTAAAAATACCTATAAGGGTTTCCGTACCGATAAACAAACCAGTAACTAAAGCAACTTCACCACAGATAGAAAACTCCTCAAAATACTCAATGCTAAGGAAAGTTCCTATATACAAATATTACACTGTAAGACGTGGAGACTCTATCGGAAAAATTGCTAAAAAATTCGGCGTATCCGTTAAAAGTATAATCAGAGTAAATCATCTTAGAAAACCGTATCTAATAAGGCCGGGACAGAGACTTAAAATATTGGTCGGATATAAGGACCGCCTCGCGATAAACAGACCGATAGAATTTAAAATGCCCCTTGACGGACAGATAGACACAACAATCAGGGCAAAAGGCTACAAGGGAATATTTATTATAGCTCCACCAGGAAAACCTGTTAAAGCTGCTGAAGTGGGAATCGTTAAATTTGCTGGAAAAGACGATAAATTTCTTAAAAAATACGGAAACGTTGTTATTCTGGAACATCCACAAGGATATACAACAATATATGCTTCTTTAGGAAAAATAGATGTTAAACCGGGACAACTGGTCCACAGAGGCGAGGTAATTGGAACATCAGGTGTTTCCGGCGACTGGGGAAGAAGCGGACTCTACTTTGAAATAAGCAGAATACACAACGGAAAAGCTTATCCTCTAAATCCTTTAGAGGTTCTCCGATAA